A genomic region of Trifolium pratense cultivar HEN17-A07 linkage group LG3, ARS_RC_1.1, whole genome shotgun sequence contains the following coding sequences:
- the LOC123916937 gene encoding uncharacterized protein LOC123916937, which yields MEEIRRPNRSDTHLSAEEEANIEAKTRHHFDEVAPKRHTKPQRSDYASQYVDSNVSDNSVPELLQFQRLENDPSEKKLVYNGNEVAEEFVETEYYKDLNSVDKHHHTTGKGFIQVEKSDTSFHIEPDNDTHDNHHSTKGNPATNDWVPAPFIEEDSNSDKPNRSES from the exons ATGGAGGAGATTAGAAGACCAAACAGAAGTGACACTCATCTCTCAGctgaagaagaagcaaacatTGAAGCAAAAACAAGACACCATTTTGATGAAGTGGCACCAAAACGACACACAAAACCTCAACGCAGTGACTATGCTTCTCAATATGTGGATAGTAATGTCTCAGATAATTCTGTACCAGAATTGTTACAATTCCAACGCCTTGAGAATGATCCTAGTGAGAAG AAATTGGTTTACAATGGAAATGAAGTGGCGGAAGAATTCGTGGAAACAGAGTATTACAAAGATCTCAACAGCGTAGACAAACATCATCACACG ACAGGAAAAGGGTTCATTCAAGTAGAAAAAAGTGACACAAGCTTCCACATAGAACCAGATAACGACACTCATGACAACCATCACTCTACTAAGGGCAATCCAGCAACCAATGACTGGGTTCCTGCTCCTTTCATTGAG GAGGATTCCAATTCAGACAAACCTAACAGGAGTGAGAGCTGA